A stretch of Penaeus vannamei isolate JL-2024 chromosome 18, ASM4276789v1, whole genome shotgun sequence DNA encodes these proteins:
- the Prp4k gene encoding serine/threonine-protein kinase PRP4 homolog isoform X2 produces the protein MIDSARQEKRIVLAALQACLGAYMSDVEEEEEPKQAPAVVEKPECDVVTIEDSDDGQSKKKEKRREKESRPKKRKRSRSRGEVEEKEKKSRREKERRDKERREESGSRRDAVSTKDREKSASSHERSRSRAEERERLDRSRERSRERREKERQMREKEREQREREWKEREERRKREWEKRMEERKERERLREERLKERADSRDKDRDRRRDDSYKDRERDRDRSRQDVDYGRTREIDRERERQKELIFGKAQESSSESEGGDIDFDEDEEEEEQKIERMRKQREELYKKLGVDRDSTQVTPASSEVPSLTNTPRDSPAPQSRPESQMKNEGATSPKEPKSRSGSPASRASSCDSSSRRRRSRSGSSRRRSRSPSSSRHSSRSSEDKENKKDMENEDTQDESTMNEQENSEHGVPEKDRKNKDMFSDMFGDNFAVDKLGDIHTGSTENPNLMDNWDDAEGYYRVRIGEVLDSRYTVYGYTGQGVFSNVVRGRDAARAGQDVAIKIIRNNEIMHKTGKRELNILKTLNDADPDDKYHCLRLYRHFFHKNHLCMVFEPLSMSLREVLKKYGKDVGLHVKAVRSYTHQLFCALKLLRKCNILHADIKPDNILVNEKKLVLKLCDFGSASKVTENEITPYLVARFYRAPEIILGMTYDFGIDLWSAACTIYELYTGKIMFPGKTNNQMLKLFMDLKGKMPNKVIRKGAFKDQHFDGACNFLYRDMDKVTEREKIVVMATINPTRNLLHEMLGESNLPEDHTRKVTQLKDLLERCLMLDPVKRATIDNCLMHQFIREKM, from the exons ATGATAGACAGtgcaagacaagagaaaaggatAGTGCTG gcAGCACTACAGGCTTGCTTAGGAGCTTATATGAGtgatgtagaggaagaggaggagccaaAGCAAGCACCAGCAGTAGTTGAAAAGCCAGAATGTGATGTTGTGACAATTGAAGATTCAGATGATGGCCAGtctaagaaaaaggagaaacggagggagaaggagtccAGGCCCAAAAAGCGGAAAAGAAGCAG GTCCAGAggtgaagtggaagagaaggaaaagaagtctCGCAGGGAGAAGGAacgaagagacaaggagaggagagaagagtcagGCTCACGCAGAGATGCTGTCTCCACAAAGGACCGGGAAAAGTCTGCTTCATCTCATGAGAGGTCCCGGTCAAGAGCTGAAGAGCGGGAACGTCTGGACCGCAGTCGAGAGAGAAGccgtgaaagaagagagaaggagaggcaaatgAGAGAGAAG gaacgggagcagagggagagagaatggaaagagagagaagaacgtagaaagagagaatgggaaaagaggatggaggaaaggaaagaacgtGAGAGATTACGTGAAGAAAGACTTAAAGAGAGAGCAGACAGCAGAGACAAGGACCGAGATCGACGCAGAGATGACAGCtataaggacagagagagggacagagaccgaAGCAG GCAAGATGTTGACTACGGTAGAACTAGAGAAATTGatcgggaaagagaaagacagaaagagcttATATTTGGTAAGGCTCAGGAGTCTTCATCAGAATCAGAAGGAGGAGATATTGActttgatgaagatgaagaggaagaggagcaaaagaTTGAGCGCATGAGAAAGCAGCGAGAAGAACTATATAAA AAATTGGGTGTTGATCGAGATTCCACTCAAGTAACACCAGCCAGCAGTGAAGTGCCATCTCTCACCAACACGCCTCGTGACTCACCCGCCCCACAATCAAG ACCGGAATCACAAATGAAAAACGAAGGTGCTACCTCTCCCAAAGAACCAAAGTCTCGCTCAGGATCCCCAGCCTCTAGAGCCTCCAGTTGCGACAGCAGctctaggaggaggagaagcagaagtggtagcagcaggaggaggagtagaagtccCAGTTCCAGTAGGCATAGCAGCAGAAGTAGTGAagataaagagaacaagaaggataTGGAGAATGAGGACACACAAGATGAAAGCACCATGAATGAGCAGGAGAACAGTGAACATGGGGTTCctgagaaagacaggaagaataaGGACATGTTCTCAGATATGTTTGGAGACAACTTTGCTGTTGACAAGCTGGGAGACATCCACACCGGAAGCACAGAAAATCCAAACTTAATGGATAACTGGGATGATGCAGAAGGGTACTACAGGGTGCGAATTGGTGAAGTACTTGATTCCAG ATATACAGTTTATGGTTATACTGGACAAGGTGTGTTCAGTAATGTGGTAAGAGGCAGAGATGCTGCAAGAGCTGGCCAAGATGTAGCTATCAAGATTATCAGAAATAATGAAATTAT GCACAAGACTGGCAAGCGGGAATTGAACATTTTAAAAACGTTGAATGATGCTGATCCAGATGACAAATACCATTGTCTTCGACTGTACAGACATTTCTTCCACAAGAACCATTTGTGTATGGTGTTCGAGCCTTTATCCATGTCACTGAGAGAG gTATTGAAAAAGTATGGTAAGGATGTAGGATTGCATGTAAAAGCAGTCCGATCTTATACACATCAGTTATTCTGTGCCCTTAAGCTACTTCGAAAATGTAACATTCTGCATGCGGATATCAAGCCTGATAATATTCTG GTTAATGAAAAGAAGCTGGTGTTAAAACTTTGTGACTTTGGGTCTGCTTCAAAAGTGACCGAAAATGAGATAACACCATATCTAGTCGCACGATTTTACAGAGCTCCAGAAATTA TCCTTGGAATGACATATGACTTCGGGATTGACTTGTGGTCTGCTGCATGTACAATATATGAACTTTATACTGGAAAGATCATGTTTCCTGGAAAGACAAACAATCAG ATGTTGAAACTGTTCATGGATCTCAAGGGAAAGATGCCAAACAAGGTCATTAGGAAAGGAGCCTTTAAGGACCAACACTTTGATGGTGCATGTAATTTCTTGTACAGAGATATGGACAAAGTGACAGAGAGG GAGAAGATTGTAGTCATGGCAACGATCAACCCTACAAGAAACCTCCTCCACGAGATGTTAGGGGAGTCCAACCTACCTGAAGACCACACGAGAAAGGTCACCCAGCTGAAGGATCTCCTGGAGAGGTGTCTCATGCTGGACCCTGTAAAGCGCGCCACCATAGACAACTGTTTAATGCACCAGTTTATTAGGGAGAAAATGTGA
- the Prp4k gene encoding serine/threonine-protein kinase PRP4 homolog isoform X1 gives MNSDDPSLSSMSEEEVKSGGQEPARSRSKERKHKHRKKHKRHSHKHKHRHKSSSRKERKHKKHRSKHRHKDSDSESSASEDGSDIQLVDELLESGLEAVNNPGTQARERGRDVEILRAPAGNGIVESMKIVVNNHNGSKEEPVTVSSSEEEVVEASEDNSREASRKAEEYNLDSSDFLHIDEDLNLEELMKQKAALQACLGAYMSDVEEEEEPKQAPAVVEKPECDVVTIEDSDDGQSKKKEKRREKESRPKKRKRSRSRGEVEEKEKKSRREKERRDKERREESGSRRDAVSTKDREKSASSHERSRSRAEERERLDRSRERSRERREKERQMREKEREQREREWKEREERRKREWEKRMEERKERERLREERLKERADSRDKDRDRRRDDSYKDRERDRDRSRQDVDYGRTREIDRERERQKELIFGKAQESSSESEGGDIDFDEDEEEEEQKIERMRKQREELYKKLGVDRDSTQVTPASSEVPSLTNTPRDSPAPQSRPESQMKNEGATSPKEPKSRSGSPASRASSCDSSSRRRRSRSGSSRRRSRSPSSSRHSSRSSEDKENKKDMENEDTQDESTMNEQENSEHGVPEKDRKNKDMFSDMFGDNFAVDKLGDIHTGSTENPNLMDNWDDAEGYYRVRIGEVLDSRYTVYGYTGQGVFSNVVRGRDAARAGQDVAIKIIRNNEIMHKTGKRELNILKTLNDADPDDKYHCLRLYRHFFHKNHLCMVFEPLSMSLREVLKKYGKDVGLHVKAVRSYTHQLFCALKLLRKCNILHADIKPDNILVNEKKLVLKLCDFGSASKVTENEITPYLVARFYRAPEIILGMTYDFGIDLWSAACTIYELYTGKIMFPGKTNNQMLKLFMDLKGKMPNKVIRKGAFKDQHFDGACNFLYRDMDKVTEREKIVVMATINPTRNLLHEMLGESNLPEDHTRKVTQLKDLLERCLMLDPVKRATIDNCLMHQFIREKM, from the exons TTCTGATGATCCAAGTCTGTCAAGCATGTCTGAAGAGGAGGTGAAGTCAGGAGGTCAGGAACCAGCTAGATCAAGATCAAAAGAGCGAAAACACAAGCACAGGAAGAAGCATAAGAGACATTCTCACAAGCATAAACATAGGCACAAGTCTTCATCCAGAAAAGAAAG GAAGCACAAAAAGCATCGttccaaacacagacacaaggaCTCAGATAGTGAGAGTTCTGCGTCTGAAGATGGAAGTGATATACAACTAGTGGATGAACTTCTAGAGTCTGGCTTGGAAGCCGTTAATAACCCTGGAACTCAGGctcgagaaagaggaagagatgtagaAATCCTGAGAGCCCCAGCTGGGAACGGCATTGTAGAATCTATGAAGATTGTGGTCAATAATCACAATGGCAGTAAAGAGGAA CCAGTAACTGTTTCAAGTAGTGAAGAAGAAGTAGTGGAGGCAAGTGAAGATAACTCGAGGGAAGCGTCAAGAAAAGCCGAGGAGTATAACCTGGATTCTTCAGATTTCCTTCACATTGATGAAGACCTAAACTTGGAAGAACTTATGAAGCAGAAG gcAGCACTACAGGCTTGCTTAGGAGCTTATATGAGtgatgtagaggaagaggaggagccaaAGCAAGCACCAGCAGTAGTTGAAAAGCCAGAATGTGATGTTGTGACAATTGAAGATTCAGATGATGGCCAGtctaagaaaaaggagaaacggagggagaaggagtccAGGCCCAAAAAGCGGAAAAGAAGCAG GTCCAGAggtgaagtggaagagaaggaaaagaagtctCGCAGGGAGAAGGAacgaagagacaaggagaggagagaagagtcagGCTCACGCAGAGATGCTGTCTCCACAAAGGACCGGGAAAAGTCTGCTTCATCTCATGAGAGGTCCCGGTCAAGAGCTGAAGAGCGGGAACGTCTGGACCGCAGTCGAGAGAGAAGccgtgaaagaagagagaaggagaggcaaatgAGAGAGAAG gaacgggagcagagggagagagaatggaaagagagagaagaacgtagaaagagagaatgggaaaagaggatggaggaaaggaaagaacgtGAGAGATTACGTGAAGAAAGACTTAAAGAGAGAGCAGACAGCAGAGACAAGGACCGAGATCGACGCAGAGATGACAGCtataaggacagagagagggacagagaccgaAGCAG GCAAGATGTTGACTACGGTAGAACTAGAGAAATTGatcgggaaagagaaagacagaaagagcttATATTTGGTAAGGCTCAGGAGTCTTCATCAGAATCAGAAGGAGGAGATATTGActttgatgaagatgaagaggaagaggagcaaaagaTTGAGCGCATGAGAAAGCAGCGAGAAGAACTATATAAA AAATTGGGTGTTGATCGAGATTCCACTCAAGTAACACCAGCCAGCAGTGAAGTGCCATCTCTCACCAACACGCCTCGTGACTCACCCGCCCCACAATCAAG ACCGGAATCACAAATGAAAAACGAAGGTGCTACCTCTCCCAAAGAACCAAAGTCTCGCTCAGGATCCCCAGCCTCTAGAGCCTCCAGTTGCGACAGCAGctctaggaggaggagaagcagaagtggtagcagcaggaggaggagtagaagtccCAGTTCCAGTAGGCATAGCAGCAGAAGTAGTGAagataaagagaacaagaaggataTGGAGAATGAGGACACACAAGATGAAAGCACCATGAATGAGCAGGAGAACAGTGAACATGGGGTTCctgagaaagacaggaagaataaGGACATGTTCTCAGATATGTTTGGAGACAACTTTGCTGTTGACAAGCTGGGAGACATCCACACCGGAAGCACAGAAAATCCAAACTTAATGGATAACTGGGATGATGCAGAAGGGTACTACAGGGTGCGAATTGGTGAAGTACTTGATTCCAG ATATACAGTTTATGGTTATACTGGACAAGGTGTGTTCAGTAATGTGGTAAGAGGCAGAGATGCTGCAAGAGCTGGCCAAGATGTAGCTATCAAGATTATCAGAAATAATGAAATTAT GCACAAGACTGGCAAGCGGGAATTGAACATTTTAAAAACGTTGAATGATGCTGATCCAGATGACAAATACCATTGTCTTCGACTGTACAGACATTTCTTCCACAAGAACCATTTGTGTATGGTGTTCGAGCCTTTATCCATGTCACTGAGAGAG gTATTGAAAAAGTATGGTAAGGATGTAGGATTGCATGTAAAAGCAGTCCGATCTTATACACATCAGTTATTCTGTGCCCTTAAGCTACTTCGAAAATGTAACATTCTGCATGCGGATATCAAGCCTGATAATATTCTG GTTAATGAAAAGAAGCTGGTGTTAAAACTTTGTGACTTTGGGTCTGCTTCAAAAGTGACCGAAAATGAGATAACACCATATCTAGTCGCACGATTTTACAGAGCTCCAGAAATTA TCCTTGGAATGACATATGACTTCGGGATTGACTTGTGGTCTGCTGCATGTACAATATATGAACTTTATACTGGAAAGATCATGTTTCCTGGAAAGACAAACAATCAG ATGTTGAAACTGTTCATGGATCTCAAGGGAAAGATGCCAAACAAGGTCATTAGGAAAGGAGCCTTTAAGGACCAACACTTTGATGGTGCATGTAATTTCTTGTACAGAGATATGGACAAAGTGACAGAGAGG GAGAAGATTGTAGTCATGGCAACGATCAACCCTACAAGAAACCTCCTCCACGAGATGTTAGGGGAGTCCAACCTACCTGAAGACCACACGAGAAAGGTCACCCAGCTGAAGGATCTCCTGGAGAGGTGTCTCATGCTGGACCCTGTAAAGCGCGCCACCATAGACAACTGTTTAATGCACCAGTTTATTAGGGAGAAAATGTGA